Part of the Flavobacterium alkalisoli genome is shown below.
TGGTGAAGTTCTTTTCAATAGAGCGTAACAGGTCGGCGTTTGACTCATGCTTCTTAGCGTCTCCCCAAGTGTACCCTGAAGGCGCGTGTATCATTAAAAAGCCGTTTTCAACCATATACACCTTGCGAGCGGCCAGAGTAAGTATAGCAGCCATAGAAGCGGCCACCCCGTCTATGTAGATATCGCAGGGAGATTTAGCGGTAAGGATTGAGTTGTACATGAGATTGCCGTCAAAGACAGAACCGCCATTACAGTGTAAGTGAATATCTATTACCGGGAACGTGCCGTCAATCCTTGAAAAAACATCAAGAAAGTAAGTGCCGTCTCCTTCCCAAATAGTCCCGTAAACAAAAATCTGATTGCCTTTAACTTTAATAATCATGTGTTGGTGTTTGCTTTAAATCTTAGGCAAACATCGCCCGAAAAAACATGCTGTAAAAACAATCCTGAAAGGGTTGCGATTTTCTCTGAAAGGGTTGCAAACATTTGATTTTAAAAGGGTTTAGTTTTGGAGCTTTGCTCCAAAACCACGCGCAATATGAGTGTACTTTCCAATGAGAAAAAAAGGGCGTTAGCCGAAAGGATGTTTATAAACGAAGGAATGAGCTGCAAAGAGATTTCCATTCAGATTGATGTGTCAGAACAGACCCTGAGCAGGTGGCGCAAAGGCAGAACCGGAGAAAAGGACTGGGACAACCGAAGGGCTGAGGTTATAAGCGCACCGCACGTAATCAAAGAAATATTACTCAAGGAGCTGAAGCTCGTAGCAGAAGGCGAAAAGCCTAATGTAGATGCAGACGCACTGGCTAAGATATCAAAGGTACTGGAAACAGTTTCCGGAAAAGTGTCTGTACAGGTGGTTTTAAGTGTTTTTCAGGAGTTCGACAACTGGATGGCAAGTCAAGAACCGGAGGTGGCTGTATCATTCCTTGAGTGGCACAAAAGGTTTATTTTATATAAAGCATCAGTAGAATGATAGACAAGAAGTATGAGAAGCTCATAAAGCAATATGAGCAGCATTGCACACGTATTGAGCAGGCAACATTTATAAATATACATGAGAACCCGGCAGACAAAAACAGGCGTATTAAAGAGCTTGAGAAAGAGTATGTCGACTGGTTTGAGTGGTATTTCCCTATGTATGCAAAATCTAAGTGCGCAAAGTTCCACAGAAAGCTTGCCAAATTAATTATCGAAAATGACATCATAAGCTTACTGGCCGAGATATATCGTTCGGGCGCAAAGTCAGTTCATATTGACATGGGTATCCCTTTATTCT
Proteins encoded:
- a CDS encoding DUF1804 family protein, with the protein product MSVLSNEKKRALAERMFINEGMSCKEISIQIDVSEQTLSRWRKGRTGEKDWDNRRAEVISAPHVIKEILLKELKLVAEGEKPNVDADALAKISKVLETVSGKVSVQVVLSVFQEFDNWMASQEPEVAVSFLEWHKRFILYKASVE